The Streptomyces taklimakanensis nucleotide sequence CTGCCGGCCCTCCTGGGAGCCGGCGTCCTCGCGGTGGCCGGCGCGGCGCCCGCGCACGCCCAGGGGTACCGCTACTGGTCCTTCTGGGAACGGAACGGCGACGCCTGGGCCTACGCCACCCAGGGTCCCGGCACGCTGCGCCCCGAGGACGGCGACGTGTTGGGCTTCCGGTTCGCGGTGAGCGAGGACTCCGCCGACGCCGCCGAGCCGCGCGGCGCGGCGTCCTTCGAGGCGATCTGCGGCGGCACCGATCCGGAACCGGGCTCCAAGCGGGTGGCGCTCAGCGTCGACTTCGGCGACCGAGCCGACGCGCCCTCCGGTGAGACCCCGCCGAAGGGCCGCACCGCCTGCGCGGTCGTCCCCGAGGACGGGACCGCCGCCGAGGCGCTGGCCGCCGAGCTGAAGCCGCTGCGGTACAACTCCGAGTCGCTGCTGTGCGCCATCGCCGGCTATCCGCGGACGGGCTGCGGCGAGCAGATCTCCGGCTCCGACCGGGAGACCGGCACCGACGCCACGGCCGGTCCCTCCGACGGCGCCTCCGAGGCCGACGGCGCCTCCGAGGCCACCGACGGCGGTCCGTCCGTCGGGCTGCTCGTGGGCGCCGCGGCCGTCGCCGCCCTGGGCGCCGCGGCCGTCCTGCGGGCCCGACGACGCCGGTCATGAGCCCACGCCCGACCGTCCCCACCCCCTCCGCCCTCGTCACCGCGCTGCGCGCCCCGCGGGCGACCCGGGCGGGCGCCCTGCACGCCGGCGCGTGGTGGCTGTGGGCGCTCGGATTGGCCACGGCCGCCTCGCGCACCACCAACCCGCTGCTGCTCGCCCTGCTCGTCGCCGTCACCGGGTACGTCGTCGCGGCCCGCCGCACCGACGCGCCCTGGGCACGCGGCTACGGCGTCTTCCTCAGGATCGCCCTGCTGGTGCTGGCCGTCCGGCTGGTGTTCGCGACGCTGCTGGGCTCCCCGATCCCCGGCACCGTGGTGCTGTTCACCCTCCCCGAGGTCCCGTTGCCCGAGTGGGCGCAGGGGGTGCGGCTGGGCGGCCGGGTCACGGCCGAGGGCCTGACCTTCGCCCTGTACGAGGGAATGAAACTGGCCACCATGCTGGTGTGCGTCGGCGCGGCCAACGCCCTGGCCAGTCCGGTGCGGTTGCTGAAGTCCCTGCCGGCCGCGCTGTACGAGGCGGGGGTGGCGGTGGTCGTGGCGATGACGTTCGCCCCGCACCTGGTCGCCGACGTGCGGCGGCTGCGCGCGGCCCGCCGGCTGCGTGGCCGCGACGACCGGGGGATCGGGGCGGTGCTGCGGATCGGGCTGCCCGTCCTGGAGGGCGCGCTGGAGCGGTCGGTGGCGCTGGCCGCCTCCATGGACGCCCGCGGCTACGGCCGCACCGCTCGGGTGCCGCCCGCCGTGCGCCGCACCACCGCCGCCCTCACCCTGGGTGGGCTGCTGGGCGTGTGCGTGGGCACCTACGGGCTGATGGCCGCCCAGGGCGCCGCCCTGGGGCTGCCGGTGCTGCTGCCGGGACTGGCCGCCGCGCTCGGCGGGCTGTGGCTGGGCGGACGCCGCTCGGTGCGCACCCGCTACCGGCCCGACCGCTGGGGGGCACGGGCCTGGCTGGTGTCGGCCTCCGGCGCGGTCGTCGCCGCGGCCGTGATCCGGGCCGCGTCCACCGCCCCCGAGGCGCTCCGCCCGTCCGTGGTCCCGCTGACCGCGCCCGAGTTGCCGCTGTGGCCCGCGGCGGCCGTCCTGCTCGGACTGCTCCCGGCCCTCGTCGCCCCCGTTCCGGCCTCCTCGACGGCCGGGCCGGAAGCGGGCGGCGGGGCCGGGCGGCGGTCCGGGAGAACCCCGTCGGCGAAGGAGACATCCCGCGCATGATCCGTTTCGACCAGGTCTCCGTCACCTACGAGGGTGCCGTCGCGCCCGCTCTGCACGGTGTGGACCTCACCGTCGACGAGGGCGAGCTGATGCTGGTCGTCGGCCCGTCCGGCACCGGCAAGTCCACGCTGCTGGGCGCCGTCTCCGGACTCGTGCCGCACTTCACCGGCGGCACCCTGCACGGCCGGGTCACCGTCGACGGCCGCGACACCCGCGACCACCGGCCGCGCGAACTGGCCGACGTGGTGGGCACGGTGGGCCAGGACCCCCTCGCGCACTTCGTCACCGACACCGTCGAGGACGAACTCGCCTACGGCATGGAATGCCTCGGCCTGCCCGCCGACACCATGCGGCGCCGCGTCGAGGAGACCCTGGACCTGCTGGGCCTGGCCGAACTGCGCGAACGTCCCCTGGCCACCCTCTCGGGCGGACAGATGCAGCGCGTCGCCATCGGCTCGGTGCTCACCACCCACCCGAGGGCGCTGGTTCTGGACGAGCCGACCTCCGCGCTGGACCCGGCCGCCGCCGAGGAGGTGCTCGCGGTGCTCCAGCGCCTCGTCCACGACCTGGGCACCACCGTGCTGATGGCCGAGCACCGGCTGGAGCGCGTGGTGCAGTACGCCGACCGGGTGCTGCTGCTGCCCGCGCCGGGCGCCGCGCCCGTGGTGGGCGGTCCGGCCGAGGTGATGGCGCTCTCGCCGGTCCACCCGCCGGTGGTCGCCCTGGGCCGGCTGGCGGGCTGGTCGCCGCCGCCCCTGTCGGTGCGCGACGCCCGCCGCCGGGCCGCCGGGCTGCGGGAGCGGCTGGCCCCCCTCGTCCCCGACCCCACCCCGGCGCCGGGCGGCGCGCCGGCGTCCGCGCCCGACGGGGCGCCGCTGGT carries:
- a CDS encoding SCO2322 family protein; this encodes MPHAPRSPVRATVRTAPRAALRTVLPALLGAGVLAVAGAAPAHAQGYRYWSFWERNGDAWAYATQGPGTLRPEDGDVLGFRFAVSEDSADAAEPRGAASFEAICGGTDPEPGSKRVALSVDFGDRADAPSGETPPKGRTACAVVPEDGTAAEALAAELKPLRYNSESLLCAIAGYPRTGCGEQISGSDRETGTDATAGPSDGASEADGASEATDGGPSVGLLVGAAAVAALGAAAVLRARRRRS
- a CDS encoding CbiQ family ECF transporter T component, coding for MSPRPTVPTPSALVTALRAPRATRAGALHAGAWWLWALGLATAASRTTNPLLLALLVAVTGYVVAARRTDAPWARGYGVFLRIALLVLAVRLVFATLLGSPIPGTVVLFTLPEVPLPEWAQGVRLGGRVTAEGLTFALYEGMKLATMLVCVGAANALASPVRLLKSLPAALYEAGVAVVVAMTFAPHLVADVRRLRAARRLRGRDDRGIGAVLRIGLPVLEGALERSVALAASMDARGYGRTARVPPAVRRTTAALTLGGLLGVCVGTYGLMAAQGAALGLPVLLPGLAAALGGLWLGGRRSVRTRYRPDRWGARAWLVSASGAVVAAAVIRAASTAPEALRPSVVPLTAPELPLWPAAAVLLGLLPALVAPVPASSTAGPEAGGGAGRRSGRTPSAKETSRA
- a CDS encoding ABC transporter ATP-binding protein; translation: MIRFDQVSVTYEGAVAPALHGVDLTVDEGELMLVVGPSGTGKSTLLGAVSGLVPHFTGGTLHGRVTVDGRDTRDHRPRELADVVGTVGQDPLAHFVTDTVEDELAYGMECLGLPADTMRRRVEETLDLLGLAELRERPLATLSGGQMQRVAIGSVLTTHPRALVLDEPTSALDPAAAEEVLAVLQRLVHDLGTTVLMAEHRLERVVQYADRVLLLPAPGAAPVVGGPAEVMALSPVHPPVVALGRLAGWSPPPLSVRDARRRAAGLRERLAPLVPDPTPAPGGAPASAPDGAPLVEVASLAVRRGRNPVLHGVDLTVRPGETVALMGRNGAGKSTLLGALVGMHEPARGRVLLGGASTDASTGASGGRVVPHRTRPGELVRHVGLVPQDPRDLLYTDTVAAECAAADRDAGAEPGTCRSLVSSLLPDVPDGTHPRDLSEGQRLALALAVVLTAAPPLLLLDEPTRGLDYAAKERLTGVLRSLAAEGHAIVLATHDVELAAELAHRVVVLADGEVVADGPSAEVVTSSPAFAPQVAKVLAPQPWLTVGRVRAALERAEETGRTEGGAA